GTAGATTGTTCAAAAAATCCAGATGTACAGATAGCAGTAAGGCCTGTTTTTAATAGCGGTAGAAAACATGATGTAAGGGCCGAGGGTGTGCTTTTAACAGAACCGGGCAGCGCTGCCGTTATAAAAACAGCTGATTGTCCTACTCTGATTCTTTACGACAAGTTAAATCGCAAAGGAATAATTAATCATGCTGGTCGACCCGCCTTAACACCTAGGAATATTGCTAACGGTAGATTTTCCAATATCGTGACAATTACTCACCAAATCTTAACAGAAAATTCACCAAAAACACAGTTGATAGCTTATATAACCGGCTCGATTTGTGGTGACTGTTTTCTGCACGATAATGAAAATGGTCGAAGATTAGCTGAACCGTTTATCAATGTTTTTGGTGATGAAGTAATGACCGAGAAGCATGGTCTTGATTTACCGCTTGTGATTAAAAAACAGTTGATGAGATTGGGTGTAAAAAAGGAAAACATTACACATGACGAAATCTGCACCTTTGAAAATGAAAGCCTATACAGCTACAGAAACAAGGATGGATTATCCAGAAATACCGTAATTTTTGTTCTCCACTAAACTCAAGAGCATAGCGTTGGCTATGCTCTTATGCTTTAAAATCATAATGAAAC
Above is a genomic segment from Candidatus Nomurabacteria bacterium containing:
- a CDS encoding polyphenol oxidase family protein, with the protein product MKTPEDISRFKMCRHFTTALYGKKVDLDPKVLATNLGASSNHVCLVDCSKNPDVQIAVRPVFNSGRKHDVRAEGVLLTEPGSAAVIKTADCPTLILYDKLNRKGIINHAGRPALTPRNIANGRFSNIVTITHQILTENSPKTQLIAYITGSICGDCFLHDNENGRRLAEPFINVFGDEVMTEKHGLDLPLVIKKQLMRLGVKKENITHDEICTFENESLYSYRNKDGLSRNTVIFVLH